In Oncorhynchus tshawytscha isolate Ot180627B linkage group LG28, Otsh_v2.0, whole genome shotgun sequence, a genomic segment contains:
- the LOC112226614 gene encoding protein fem-1 homolog A, whose amino-acid sequence MDITTAVFNAARDGKLKLIQKLLSNKSPEELEALAEEKTQGGTPLLIASRHGHLEVVDYLLEHCKANVELGGSVNFDGETIEGAPPLWAASAAGHLPVVRTLLKHGASVNNTTLTNSTPLRAACFDGHLEIVRYLVEHRADMEVANRHGHTCLMISCYKGHKEIAKFLLERGADVNRKSVKGNTALHDCAESGSLDIMKMLLKCNARMERDGYGMTPLLAASVTGHTNIVEYLAHQPRSSREERIDALELLGATFVDKKRDLLGAMRYWRRAMELRQPADKVGLLAKPPPGPPVPAYDCAREVSTAEELEALITDPDEMRMQALLVRERILGPSHPDTSYYIRYRGAVYADSGNFERCISLWKYALDMQQSNLDPLSPMTASSFLSFAELFSFVLQDRAKGTLATRVTFHDLMGVLGKSVREVERAVAQRDSPPEAPQFTKALSIILHLVFLLEKLECTTEQEHQKKQTVYRLLKLNPRARSGFTPLHMSVDKDTTSVGRYPVGRFPSQTVASLLLECGADVDSRDCDNNTPLHVAASNGCPEIMALLVRAGAHFDATNAQRKTAYELLEDQSSGHPALYPLNYVTLQCLAARAIERHRLPYKGLISEEMETFIELH is encoded by the coding sequence ATGGATATCACGACGGCGGTTTTCAACGCGGCCAGAGATGGTAAGCTGAAACTTATCCAGAAGTTGCTGAGCAACAAAAGTCCGGAGGAGTTGGAAGCTCTCGCCGAGGAGAAAACGCAGGGAGGCACACCTCTCCTCATTGCTTCTCGACACGGACACTTAGAGGTTGTGGACTATTTGCTTGAACATTGCAAAGCTAACGTGGAACTAGGAGGCTCGGTGAACTTTGACGGCGAGACGATTGAAGGGGCTCCCCCGCTATGGGCGGCTTCGGCGGCTGGTCACCTCCCTGTCGTCCGCACACTTCTCAAACACGGTGCCTCTGTCAACAACACTACGCTGACCAACTCAACGCCCCTCCGCGCTGCCTGCTTCGATGGTCACCTGGAGATTGTCCGTTACCTGGTGGAGCACCGAGCCGATATGGAGGTAGCCAACCGCCACGGCCATACCTGCCTGATGATCTCCTGCTACAAGGGCCACAAAGAGATAGCAAAGTTCCTCCTGGAGCGTGGTGCCGATGTCAACCGTAAGAGTGTGAAAGGCAACACCGCTCTCCACGACTGCGCTGAGTCCGGTAGCCTGGACATCATGAAGATGCTGCTGAAATGTAATGCCCGCATGGAGAGGGATGGATACGGCATGACCCCTCTTCTAGCTGCCAGCGTCACGGGGCACACCAACATCGTGGAGTACCTCGCCCACCAGCCCCGCTCTTCACGAGAAGAACGCATTGATGCACTCGAACTCCTGGGGGCCACCTTTGTAGATAAGAAGAGAGACCTCCTGGGGGCCATGAGATACTGGAGGAGAGCCATGGAGCTGAGACAACCAGCTGACAAGGTGGGACTCCTGGCAAAGCCCCCTCCGGGTCCCCCTGTCCCTGCCTACGACTGTGCCCGAGAGGTGAGCACAGCCGAGGAGCTGGAGGCTCTGATCACAGACCCTGACGAGATGCGGATGCAGGCCCTGCTGGTCCGTGAAAGAATCCTGGGGCCCTCGCACCCCGACACCTCCTACTATATCCGCTACAGAGGGGCCGTCTACGCCGACTCTGGTAACTTTGAACGCTGCATCAGCCTGTGGAAGTATGCCCTGGACATGCAGCAGAGTAACCTGGACCCCCTCAGCCCCATGACGGCCAGCAGTTTCCTGTCCTTCGCTGAGCTATTCTCCTTCGTGCTGCAGGACCGGGCCAAAGGTACCCTGGCCACTCGCGTCACCTTTCACGACCTGATGGGGGTGTTGGGGAAGAGtgtgagggaggtggagagggcggTGGCCCAGAGGGACAGCCCCCCCGAAGCCCCCCAGTTCACTAAAGCCCTGTCCATCATCCTCCACCTGGTGTTCCTGCTGGAGAAGCTGGAGtgcaccacggagcaggagcacCAGAAGAAGCAGACGGTGTACCGCCTCCTGAAGTTGAACCCGCGGGCACGAAGTGGCTTCACCCCCCTGCATATGTCTGTGGACAAGGATACCACGTCGGTGGGCCGCTACCCTGTGGGTCGCTTCCCCTCTCAGACCGTGGCCTCGCTGCTGCTGGAGTGCGGAGCGGACGTGGACTCCCGGGACTGCGACAACAACACGCCCCTGCACGTCGCTGCTAGCAACGGTTGCCCGGAGATCATGGCGCTGCTGGTGAGGGCAGGGGCACACTTCGATGCCACCAATGCCCAGAGGAAAACTGCGTACGAGCTGCTGGAGGATCAGAGCAGTGGACACCCGGCCCTCTACCCCCTCAACTACGTCACTCTGCAGTGCCTGGCAGCGCGCGCCATTGAGAGGCACAGACTGCCCTACAAGGGCCTCATCTCAGAGGAGATGGAGACCTTCATTGAGCTGCACTGA